The following are encoded together in the Candidatus Methylomirabilis oxygeniifera genome:
- a CDS encoding conserved protein of unknown function (Evidence 4 : Homologs of previously reported genes of unknown function), with amino-acid sequence MLDTLITRYDWYDHPEGVKFVETHRDEHRTSGHWLLLPGTFSAFHRVLNNEELWYIHHGRITLHIIDTRGSLLSLILGGDVARGEYPVISVPKNCWQAAEIDERVPYAFGSVVCAPPFRFELFEIGHRCGLIEEFPQHAEVISRFTLP; translated from the coding sequence ATGCTCGACACACTCATCACACGTTACGATTGGTATGACCACCCGGAGGGGGTGAAATTCGTCGAGACCCATCGCGATGAACATCGGACCTCCGGCCATTGGTTGTTGCTCCCCGGAACATTTTCAGCATTTCATCGTGTCCTCAACAACGAAGAGCTCTGGTATATTCATCACGGTAGAATTACGCTTCACATCATCGATACGAGAGGCAGTCTCCTATCGCTTATATTGGGAGGCGATGTTGCTAGGGGCGAATACCCGGTGATCTCGGTCCCGAAGAACTGTTGGCAAGCGGCTGAAATCGACGAGCGCGTGCCCTATGCATTTGGATCGGTCGTATGTGCGCCGCCGTTTCGGTTTGAACTCTTCGAGATCGGTCATCGTTGCGGTCTTATTGAGGAATTCCCTCAGCATGCGGAAGTAATTAGTCGATTCACCTTGCCCTGA
- a CDS encoding conserved protein of unknown function (Evidence 4 : Homologs of previously reported genes of unknown function), which yields MAAPGLLIDFNRHGQPIGIEITAPSKVTLAALNRILRSLGVSPAKRGDLAPLRAA from the coding sequence GTGGCCGCGCCCGGCCTCCTGATCGATTTCAATCGGCATGGTCAACCGATTGGGATTGAAATTACCGCCCCGTCTAAGGTCACGCTTGCAGCCCTGAATCGGATCCTGCGCAGCTTGGGAGTGTCCCCGGCGAAGCGTGGGGATCTTGCGCCCCTTCGCGCGGCGTAG
- a CDS encoding conserved protein of unknown function (Evidence 4 : Homologs of previously reported genes of unknown function): protein MDAYERLARCTGFDWDEGNVLKNWVKHRVTAAECEQIFFNCPLVVTEDVGHSQAEGRMYALGQTDGGELLLVVFTFRRNLIRVISARGMSKKERKEYEVS from the coding sequence ATGGATGCCTACGAGCGGCTGGCCAGGTGTACAGGGTTCGATTGGGACGAGGGCAATGTACTCAAGAATTGGGTAAAACACCGCGTGACGGCTGCAGAGTGTGAGCAGATATTTTTCAATTGCCCTTTGGTTGTTACCGAGGATGTAGGGCATTCCCAAGCTGAGGGCCGAATGTATGCTCTTGGCCAAACAGATGGTGGGGAACTTCTGTTGGTGGTCTTTACCTTTCGACGTAATCTGATCCGCGTTATTTCGGCGCGTGGAATGAGCAAGAAGGAGCGAAAGGAGTACGAGGTGTCATGA
- a CDS encoding protein of unknown function (Evidence 5 : No homology to any previously reported sequences) — MHTRTTSALVGHIRIMPTVGAAFVPMGPVEIPLTSLRNGRKIPHIVSNFGAVLYGPA, encoded by the coding sequence GTGCACACCCGCACGACCTCAGCATTGGTCGGCCATATCAGGATTATGCCGACCGTCGGGGCGGCCTTTGTCCCTATGGGCCCTGTTGAAATTCCGTTGACAAGTCTGCGAAACGGCAGGAAAATCCCGCATATCGTGAGCAATTTTGGGGCTGTGTTGTACGGACCAGCGTAA
- the fixA gene encoding protein fixA; electron transfer flavoprotein beta-subunit (Beta-ETF) (Evidence 2b : Function of strongly homologous gene; PubMedId : 15028689; Product type c : carrier), with amino-acid sequence MHIIVCIKQIIDPETPMSQFAIDPRTKRQVPANNPLVISPYDANALEVAIKLKEKQGAKVTAVSVGGATTTTALRSALSMGADEAILVNDPLLAGSDQRGIAHALANTIRKAGTYDLILTGCESGDWADRAVPAFLAEELGMGYVGFVTRIEMRDEQVVVRRVVEDGYELIEAKTPFLAAISSDETNTARYAKLRDIMTAAKKIIPVWKAADLGLDPERIGPGAAKVAITDVYIPVKESKCEMIEGDTPEEKAANLAARLRELKLI; translated from the coding sequence ATGCACATCATTGTGTGTATCAAGCAGATCATCGATCCCGAGACGCCGATGAGCCAGTTCGCGATCGATCCCCGAACCAAGCGGCAGGTCCCGGCAAACAACCCGCTGGTCATCAGCCCCTACGATGCCAATGCCCTCGAGGTGGCCATCAAGCTTAAGGAGAAGCAGGGCGCCAAGGTGACGGCCGTCAGTGTCGGCGGCGCCACCACGACGACCGCGCTGAGAAGCGCGCTGTCGATGGGCGCCGACGAAGCGATCCTGGTCAATGACCCCCTTCTCGCGGGCTCTGATCAGCGAGGGATTGCCCATGCGCTGGCGAACACGATTCGGAAGGCAGGCACATATGACCTGATCCTGACCGGCTGCGAGTCGGGGGACTGGGCCGATCGTGCTGTCCCGGCGTTTCTGGCCGAGGAGCTCGGGATGGGGTACGTCGGCTTTGTGACCCGGATCGAGATGAGGGATGAACAGGTTGTTGTCCGTCGAGTAGTAGAGGATGGATACGAGCTGATCGAAGCCAAGACCCCATTCCTTGCTGCTATCAGCTCTGACGAGACGAATACCGCCCGCTACGCTAAACTTCGGGATATTATGACGGCTGCCAAGAAGATCATCCCCGTCTGGAAGGCGGCGGATCTCGGACTTGACCCGGAGAGAATCGGCCCTGGCGCAGCCAAGGTCGCGATCACCGATGTCTATATTCCGGTTAAGGAGTCTAAGTGCGAGATGATTGAAGGGGATACACCAGAGGAAAAGGCTGCGAATCTGGCGGCCAGGCTTCGCGAGCTTAAGCTGATTTAG
- the ivd gene encoding isovaleryl-CoA dehydrogenase (Evidence 2a : Function of homologous gene experimentally demonstrated in an other organism; Product type e : enzyme), which yields MKFELTEEQHLFREMVRDFAAREVAPLAKQVDEEGIFPQETVKKMGELGLMGVAIPTEYGGAGADNVCYAIGMEEIARACASTSVIMSVNNSLVADALYKFGTEAQRQRYLTPLASGKLLGCFALSEPGAGSDASAQQTLVKRDGDGFVLNGTKNFITNALEADLALVFATVDRGLRAKGVYALLVEKGTPGFTITKVEKKLGLHGTSCCQVVFEDCRVPSDNLLGEMGQGFKIAMVTLDAGRIGIAAQAVGIAQAALDISIRYAKERVAFDKPIASFQAIQWMIADMAAQIEAARLLTYRAAWLKDKGLRHTKESAMAKLFASETANRAATKALQIHGGYGYLYDFPTQRLFRDARITEIYEGTSEIQRLVIAHQLLN from the coding sequence ATGAAGTTCGAGTTAACCGAAGAGCAACACCTGTTTCGGGAGATGGTACGCGACTTTGCCGCCAGAGAGGTAGCGCCGCTGGCGAAGCAGGTGGACGAAGAAGGGATCTTCCCGCAGGAGACGGTCAAAAAGATGGGGGAGCTCGGGCTGATGGGGGTGGCGATTCCCACGGAATACGGCGGCGCCGGGGCGGACAATGTGTGCTACGCTATCGGTATGGAGGAGATCGCTCGAGCCTGCGCCTCGACCAGCGTCATCATGTCGGTCAACAACTCGTTGGTTGCCGATGCCCTGTATAAGTTCGGGACAGAGGCTCAAAGGCAACGGTACCTTACACCGCTCGCCAGCGGCAAGCTGCTGGGTTGTTTTGCGCTGAGCGAACCTGGCGCCGGATCGGATGCGTCAGCTCAGCAAACTCTTGTCAAGAGAGACGGTGACGGGTTTGTGCTGAACGGGACGAAGAACTTCATCACGAATGCCTTAGAGGCTGATCTGGCGTTGGTCTTTGCCACGGTCGATCGCGGTCTTCGAGCCAAAGGGGTTTATGCCCTCCTGGTGGAGAAGGGTACGCCGGGCTTCACCATCACGAAGGTGGAGAAAAAGTTGGGGCTCCATGGTACCAGTTGCTGTCAGGTCGTCTTTGAAGATTGCCGTGTGCCTTCCGACAACCTGTTGGGCGAGATGGGGCAAGGGTTCAAGATCGCCATGGTCACCCTGGATGCCGGCCGGATCGGCATCGCGGCACAGGCCGTGGGGATTGCCCAAGCTGCGCTGGACATCTCGATCAGGTACGCCAAGGAGCGGGTTGCCTTCGATAAGCCGATTGCATCGTTTCAGGCGATACAATGGATGATCGCTGATATGGCGGCGCAGATTGAGGCGGCGAGACTACTCACCTATCGGGCGGCCTGGCTGAAGGACAAGGGTCTTCGGCATACCAAGGAATCGGCGATGGCAAAGCTGTTCGCGTCGGAGACCGCCAACCGGGCCGCCACGAAGGCACTGCAAATTCACGGCGGCTATGGGTATCTGTACGATTTCCCGACCCAGCGACTGTTTCGCGACGCCCGCATCACCGAGATCTACGAGGGCACGTCAGAGATTCAGCGGTTAGTGATTGCGCATCAGCTATTAAACTGA
- a CDS encoding conserved protein of unknown function (Evidence 4 : Homologs of previously reported genes of unknown function), which yields MNVDELREEALRLNPAARARLARELLASLDALSEAEIEKLWIDEAIRRDEELDSGAARAYPADEVLARARARRK from the coding sequence ATGAACGTTGACGAACTAAGAGAAGAGGCCCTTCGCCTGAATCCGGCAGCGCGTGCGCGTCTGGCTCGCGAACTGCTCGCCAGTTTAGACGCACTGAGTGAGGCAGAAATTGAAAAGCTATGGATCGACGAAGCGATTCGGCGCGATGAGGAACTCGACAGTGGCGCGGCCCGCGCGTACCCGGCGGACGAAGTGCTTGCCCGGGCGCGGGCTCGCCGAAAATGA
- the yddM gene encoding Uncharacterized HTH-type transcriptional regulator yddM: MAMHNPPHPGEFITQVYLEPNNLSGRELAAKLGVAPSTLHRILVGSSRISPEMALRLSKALGRSPESWLAMQNDHDLWQAKQRLKLGKVGKLRLTAA, from the coding sequence ATGGCTATGCACAATCCACCCCATCCCGGAGAGTTCATCACTCAGGTCTATCTGGAGCCGAATAACCTGAGCGGCCGGGAGCTGGCTGCAAAGCTCGGTGTGGCACCTTCGACATTGCATCGTATTCTGGTGGGCTCCAGCCGTATCAGTCCGGAAATGGCGCTGCGGCTCTCCAAGGCCCTCGGGCGTTCTCCTGAGAGCTGGCTTGCTATGCAGAACGACCATGATCTCTGGCAAGCGAAACAGCGTCTCAAGCTCGGCAAAGTTGGCAAGCTGCGGCTCACGGCGGCCTAA
- a CDS encoding protein of unknown function (Evidence 5 : No homology to any previously reported sequences): protein MSRRFSIHETAEVEINETADFYDLEDPGLGSVFIDEVERGAESISQSPGSGSVRPRTCAEETPRQIPILSGLLRSA, encoded by the coding sequence ATGAGCCGACGATTTTCGATCCACGAGACGGCCGAGGTCGAGATCAACGAAACAGCCGACTTCTACGACCTCGAAGACCCGGGGCTCGGCAGTGTGTTCATCGACGAGGTCGAACGCGGCGCAGAGAGCATCTCTCAGTCTCCCGGAAGCGGCTCAGTTCGTCCGCGGACGTGTGCGGAAGAAACCCCTCGTCAGATTCCCATACTCTCTGGTTTACTCCGTTCGGCCTGA
- a CDS encoding protein of unknown function (Evidence 5 : No homology to any previously reported sequences): MRATEGSVAIQPFCFLVLKNGEIASVASLPRNDRTGDFLVNDGIEINVKKP; this comes from the coding sequence TTGCGAGCGACCGAAGGGAGCGTGGCAATCCAACCGTTCTGCTTCCTGGTCTTGAAGAACGGTGAGATTGCTTCAGTCGCTTCGCTCCCTCGCAATGACCGCACAGGGGACTTTCTGGTCAATGACGGCATCGAAATCAATGTAAAGAAGCCTTAG
- a CDS encoding Multimodular transpeptidase-transglycosylase, which yields MSYARATWRAIVVALLISVTLGATAWGTPPAREEDLPNLSQLAIFQPGEPSLLYDDEERVFGSIVPEYRIFVPLSRIPLKLRQAIIAAEDARFYEHGALDLQGIARAAVRNLMSASVKEGGSTITQQLAKTLFLSHERTIGRKVKELQLAGELEQRYTKDQILEMYLNAIYFGHGAYGVEAAARIYFSKSVTGLTLSEAALLAGLVRAPGRYSPLIDVKRAKARRQYVLNRMVATGALKQPQARRANLTPVSVNPMFRSKGMAPWFIDYVRAQLDERLGQTLVRQGGLKIYTTLNAGMQRAAVKAISRGIGAIAQRRKEQTAGATATPEGALIALDARSGEIKALVGGSDYSHSQFNRAVQARRQPGSAFKPFVYAAAFERGLTAATISDDAPISFEIGAGRRSDTWAPENVDRKYRGPVTLRQALEESINVPTVRLIAAIGVDPVIDLARRLGITSELRREYAMALGVSEVSLLELTSAYQAFANRGTLAPPFAIRRVVGPGEIVIEEQFPQPQQVMSEEVAFVLTSVLEGAVERGTGKAARRIGRPVAAKTGTTQAAEDLWFIGYTPSVVAGVWLGYDQRRSIGSHETAGKVAAPIWVDFVKQSLGDSPVEPFLPPEGVVRVLINRKTGQPTSSADPDAFEEYVIRGQEDLPPPALALPTANGSSLRPSDNAVLPPLPGQ from the coding sequence ATGAGTTACGCGAGAGCAACATGGCGAGCGATAGTCGTTGCTCTTTTGATCAGCGTGACGCTCGGCGCGACCGCATGGGGCACGCCCCCGGCTCGCGAGGAGGATCTGCCGAACCTTTCACAACTGGCGATCTTTCAGCCCGGCGAGCCGAGCCTCCTCTATGATGATGAAGAAAGGGTATTCGGCTCGATTGTTCCGGAATACCGGATCTTTGTCCCGCTCTCCCGAATTCCTTTGAAGTTGCGACAGGCGATCATTGCTGCCGAGGACGCCCGCTTTTATGAGCATGGGGCGCTTGATCTGCAAGGGATCGCCAGGGCGGCCGTGAGAAATCTGATGTCCGCGTCCGTAAAGGAAGGCGGCAGCACCATCACGCAGCAACTCGCCAAGACCCTGTTTTTGAGCCACGAGCGGACCATCGGACGCAAGGTCAAGGAGTTACAGCTTGCCGGCGAGCTCGAACAACGCTACACGAAGGATCAGATCCTGGAGATGTACCTGAATGCCATCTATTTTGGTCATGGGGCATATGGGGTCGAGGCGGCTGCGCGGATCTATTTCAGCAAAAGCGTGACAGGGCTCACCCTGTCGGAGGCCGCGCTGCTCGCGGGACTCGTCAGGGCGCCAGGCAGGTATTCGCCGCTGATCGATGTCAAGCGCGCGAAGGCGCGTCGGCAGTACGTGTTGAACCGGATGGTGGCAACGGGTGCGCTCAAACAGCCCCAGGCCCGTCGAGCGAACCTCACGCCCGTATCGGTTAATCCGATGTTTCGATCAAAGGGCATGGCGCCGTGGTTCATCGATTATGTCCGAGCACAACTGGATGAGCGCTTGGGCCAGACCCTGGTCCGGCAAGGGGGGCTGAAGATTTATACGACATTAAATGCCGGCATGCAACGGGCGGCAGTCAAGGCAATCAGCCGGGGCATTGGCGCGATCGCGCAACGGCGTAAGGAACAGACGGCCGGCGCAACGGCGACGCCTGAGGGGGCGCTGATTGCCCTTGATGCCAGGAGCGGCGAAATCAAGGCCTTGGTGGGCGGTTCTGATTACAGTCACAGTCAGTTTAACCGGGCGGTGCAGGCGAGGCGGCAGCCAGGCTCAGCTTTCAAGCCGTTTGTCTATGCGGCGGCGTTTGAGCGAGGGCTGACAGCCGCGACCATTTCCGACGATGCCCCCATCAGCTTTGAGATCGGTGCGGGGAGGCGAAGTGACACGTGGGCCCCTGAGAATGTGGACCGTAAGTATCGCGGGCCGGTGACGCTTCGTCAGGCGCTTGAAGAGTCGATCAATGTCCCCACGGTCCGCTTGATCGCCGCGATCGGGGTTGATCCGGTCATCGACCTTGCGAGGCGGCTCGGGATTACCTCGGAGCTGAGACGGGAGTACGCGATGGCCTTAGGCGTTTCAGAGGTGAGCCTCTTGGAGCTGACGTCGGCCTATCAGGCGTTCGCCAATCGCGGGACTTTGGCGCCGCCTTTTGCCATCCGGCGCGTGGTGGGTCCTGGTGAGATCGTTATCGAAGAGCAGTTTCCTCAGCCGCAACAGGTCATGAGCGAGGAGGTTGCGTTTGTCCTGACCTCGGTCCTTGAGGGTGCGGTCGAACGCGGGACAGGTAAGGCCGCCCGGCGAATCGGGCGTCCGGTCGCCGCGAAGACCGGGACTACTCAGGCTGCGGAAGATCTTTGGTTTATCGGGTATACCCCAAGTGTTGTAGCCGGGGTCTGGCTGGGTTACGATCAACGTCGCTCAATCGGCTCTCACGAGACGGCCGGAAAGGTGGCCGCGCCCATCTGGGTCGATTTTGTAAAACAGAGCCTTGGCGACAGCCCTGTCGAACCCTTTCTCCCGCCTGAAGGGGTCGTTCGGGTGCTGATCAATCGAAAGACAGGCCAGCCGACCTCATCGGCCGATCCCGATGCCTTTGAGGAGTACGTCATCCGAGGGCAGGAAGATCTGCCGCCTCCAGCGCTGGCATTGCCGACGGCCAACGGCTCTTCGCTCAGGCCGAGCGACAACGCCGTCCTTCCGCCTCTTCCCGGCCAGTGA
- a CDS encoding conserved protein of unknown function (Evidence 4 : Homologs of previously reported genes of unknown function), which produces MNKYEVIIYWSDEDQAFVAEAPELPGCMAHGASQEAALVNIQEAIGLWLDTAKEFGDPIPIPKGRRLIFA; this is translated from the coding sequence ATGAACAAGTACGAGGTTATCATCTATTGGAGCGATGAGGATCAGGCGTTCGTGGCTGAGGCCCCTGAGCTTCCTGGCTGCATGGCACACGGTGCTTCCCAGGAAGCAGCACTGGTCAATATCCAAGAGGCTATTGGCCTCTGGCTTGACACGGCCAAGGAGTTTGGCGATCCGATTCCTATTCCAAAAGGACGGCGTCTAATCTTCGCGTGA
- a CDS encoding protein of unknown function (Evidence 5 : No homology to any previously reported sequences), producing the protein MDHRAFNKELGGLRDCEFKYLHESQRIENLVQSYLDSPELHSLDRNRQLLYHLLNSEYAPLQRFARTGLQPGGFLIRRFPQAGPGIVYAGFITVWIVSIMYALSPSPSGSTFQAVNRWVLIIPLIGFTVYHLRGWLRIRAITNEVRGLFDREILPGHFDPATLGDRLRALGQKGLKVHPNVFALLELQQHLHSPPADPPHVQA; encoded by the coding sequence ATGGATCATCGCGCATTCAACAAAGAGCTCGGAGGATTACGCGACTGTGAGTTTAAGTATCTGCACGAAAGTCAACGGATTGAAAACCTGGTTCAGTCGTACCTAGACTCCCCGGAGCTTCACAGCCTCGATCGCAACCGGCAGCTCCTCTATCATTTGCTGAACTCGGAATATGCTCCTCTTCAGCGATTCGCCCGGACCGGCTTACAGCCGGGTGGATTTTTGATCCGAAGATTCCCGCAAGCCGGACCTGGAATCGTTTACGCTGGGTTTATCACGGTGTGGATAGTGAGTATCATGTATGCGCTCTCCCCATCCCCATCCGGCTCAACCTTTCAAGCTGTTAACAGGTGGGTGTTGATTATACCCCTGATAGGTTTTACGGTGTATCACCTGCGTGGGTGGTTACGGATCAGAGCAATCACGAATGAGGTGCGGGGGCTCTTCGATCGCGAGATCCTTCCTGGTCATTTCGATCCGGCGACACTGGGCGATCGTCTTCGCGCGCTGGGGCAAAAAGGATTAAAGGTTCATCCGAATGTTTTTGCGCTACTTGAGCTGCAGCAACATCTGCACAGTCCACCGGCCGATCCCCCACACGTACAGGCGTAA
- a CDS encoding protein of unknown function (Evidence 5 : No homology to any previously reported sequences), producing MTRLRGGRTIPHIVRILGLGAIQTSLIVVSQKFFRKVEWSHEHWQSSSSCPQRHVRRKS from the coding sequence TTGACAAGGCTGAGAGGCGGCAGGACAATCCCGCATATCGTAAGAATTCTTGGGCTGGGTGCTATACAGACCAGTCTAATCGTAGTGAGCCAGAAGTTCTTTCGCAAGGTAGAATGGTCGCATGAGCACTGGCAAAGTTCTTCGTCGTGTCCTCAGCGGCACGTCCGACGCAAATCTTGA
- a CDS encoding Plasmid maintenance system killer: MIKSFADEETERVFRGLRSRRLSAQLWSPSARKLLLLNAAESLAELRVPPGNRLEKLKGDRVGQHSIRINDQWRICFVWRGGNAYDVEITDYHG, from the coding sequence ATGATCAAGAGCTTCGCAGATGAGGAGACTGAGCGAGTTTTTCGCGGCCTTCGTTCACGCCGGCTGTCCGCCCAACTCTGGAGTCCAAGTGCCAGGAAGCTCTTGCTGCTCAATGCGGCGGAAAGCTTAGCAGAGCTGAGAGTGCCGCCTGGAAATCGATTGGAGAAACTCAAAGGTGATCGCGTGGGGCAACACAGCATCCGAATCAATGATCAGTGGCGCATCTGCTTTGTCTGGCGCGGTGGCAACGCGTACGATGTTGAGATAACGGATTATCACGGTTGA
- a CDS encoding protein of unknown function (Evidence 5 : No homology to any previously reported sequences) yields MPSRIQRGLHKADTLERGLKSTTNGCGSPFRRFPLDRLCWKCRLTPSTIFPVARAARV; encoded by the coding sequence GTGCCCTCCCGAATTCAACGTGGTCTCCACAAAGCCGACACACTGGAACGTGGTCTGAAATCAACCACTAATGGCTGCGGCTCGCCTTTCCGCAGGTTTCCGCTTGACAGACTCTGCTGGAAATGCCGATTGACTCCATCGACTATCTTCCCGGTTGCACGCGCAGCGCGAGTCTAG
- a CDS encoding Helix-turn-helix motif, with the protein MAKRDFPPIHPGEILLEEFLKPMNISQYRLARDINVDPRRINEIVHGKRSISADTALRLGRYFGTSARLWLNLQCHYDLEVQEELIGDRLEEEVKSVA; encoded by the coding sequence ATGGCGAAGAGAGACTTCCCTCCCATTCATCCCGGTGAAATCCTACTGGAAGAGTTCCTAAAGCCGATGAATATTTCCCAGTACAGGCTTGCGAGAGACATTAACGTTGATCCCCGCCGGATCAATGAGATCGTGCACGGCAAGCGCTCGATCAGTGCCGATACGGCGTTGCGCCTTGGCCGTTACTTTGGTACCTCTGCCAGGCTGTGGCTCAACCTCCAATGCCACTACGATCTGGAAGTGCAAGAAGAGCTGATCGGCGACCGGCTGGAGGAAGAAGTCAAGTCTGTCGCGTGA
- a CDS encoding conserved protein of unknown function (Evidence 4 : Homologs of previously reported genes of unknown function) has product MKAKLKIPKFASEDEEREFWSTADSTDYLDWKKGKRLLFPELRPSLKTISLRLPEIMLEELKLLANKRDVPYQSLLKVFLSERIGQELKSTRHGRAKV; this is encoded by the coding sequence ATGAAAGCGAAACTAAAAATTCCGAAGTTTGCATCGGAAGATGAGGAGCGTGAGTTTTGGTCGACCGCTGACTCGACCGACTACCTCGACTGGAAGAAGGGCAAGAGGCTGCTGTTTCCCGAGCTTCGCCCTTCGTTGAAAACGATATCGTTGCGGTTACCGGAGATCATGTTGGAGGAGTTGAAGCTTCTCGCGAATAAGCGCGACGTGCCGTATCAGTCGTTGCTTAAGGTGTTTTTGAGTGAACGCATCGGACAGGAGCTGAAATCTACCAGGCATGGACGCGCAAAGGTCTAG
- a CDS encoding protein of unknown function (Evidence 5 : No homology to any previously reported sequences): MRDCPAASQPCQWNFNGGYRDKGCLVPDYKGERDGLRGVSGCVRSPRDLRSEEVSDTFSHRRRDGNISRRPTVKLTGAGHDNQHCAGGTRRPGKRRVRPP; the protein is encoded by the coding sequence ATGCGGGATTGTCCTGCCGCCTCTCAGCCTTGTCAATGGAATTTCAACGGGGGCTATAGGGACAAAGGCTGCCTTGTGCCTGACTACAAGGGGGAACGAGACGGGTTACGCGGGGTCAGCGGCTGCGTGAGAAGCCCCCGTGATCTTCGTTCGGAGGAAGTGTCGGACACGTTTTCGCATCGCCGGCGTGATGGTAATATTTCGAGGCGGCCTACCGTGAAGTTAACCGGCGCGGGCCACGACAACCAACATTGTGCCGGCGGAACACGGCGTCCGGGCAAACGCCGGGTTAGGCCGCCGTGA